Proteins encoded within one genomic window of Leptolyngbya sp. CCY15150:
- a CDS encoding oleate hydratase yields the protein MTQQLSTTPPASFSTANGAARKAYMVGGGIGSLAAAAFLIRDGNIPGCNITIYEAMPVLGGSLDGNGNPTQGYTMRGGRMLTTDNYECTWDLFKSIPSLGSPGQTVFDETIAFNKLHQSHAKARLVDRHRAKLDVESMGFSMQDRIELLKLTEADEETLGTSCITDWLSPPFFTTNFWFMWSTTFAFQPWHSAVEFRRYLHRFMMEFSRIETLAGVKRTVYNQFDSLVRPLVSWLKAQGVNFVVNCTVTDFELKMDQGQIVVTGIHHKRDGTTDILTIADNDLVFFQNGSMTDASSFGSMTSAPPQLTKDDSGGWLLWEKLAHSHPEFGNPAAFNSSIPESFWESYTVTVKDTAFFDQMEAFSGNQAGIGGLVTFKDSNWMMSIVLAHQPHYIDQPADVQVFWGYALHPDRIGDFVPKSMADCNGSEILQELCGHLNFDRSAIATAICIPCRMPYITSMFMPRAYGDRPLPVPKNSKNLAFVSQFVEIPDDVVFTVEYSIRVAQMAVYELLGIDREIPPILHHDDSIKVKLDAVVKAFR from the coding sequence ATGACACAACAATTATCGACTACACCCCCGGCAAGCTTCAGTACGGCCAACGGTGCCGCCCGTAAGGCTTATATGGTGGGGGGTGGGATTGGCTCCTTAGCCGCCGCCGCGTTCCTGATTCGCGATGGCAATATTCCAGGTTGCAATATCACCATCTACGAGGCGATGCCCGTCTTGGGCGGCAGTCTGGATGGTAACGGCAACCCCACGCAGGGCTACACCATGCGCGGCGGACGGATGCTGACAACCGACAACTATGAATGTACGTGGGATTTGTTCAAATCGATCCCCTCCCTCGGTTCTCCGGGGCAGACGGTATTTGATGAGACGATCGCCTTCAACAAGCTGCACCAGTCCCACGCTAAGGCGCGGCTCGTCGATCGCCATCGCGCCAAGCTGGATGTCGAGTCGATGGGATTTTCTATGCAGGATCGGATTGAACTGCTCAAACTCACTGAAGCTGACGAAGAGACACTGGGCACCAGCTGCATTACAGATTGGCTATCACCGCCCTTTTTCACAACCAATTTCTGGTTCATGTGGTCAACGACGTTTGCGTTTCAACCTTGGCACAGCGCGGTTGAGTTCCGACGTTACCTGCATCGGTTCATGATGGAGTTCTCCCGAATTGAAACCCTGGCCGGGGTCAAGCGCACGGTCTACAACCAATTTGATTCCTTGGTGCGACCGTTGGTGAGTTGGCTGAAGGCGCAGGGGGTGAATTTTGTCGTCAACTGCACCGTGACAGACTTTGAGCTAAAGATGGATCAGGGCCAGATCGTCGTCACGGGTATTCACCACAAGCGCGATGGCACGACCGATATCCTGACGATCGCCGACAACGATTTGGTGTTCTTCCAAAACGGGTCGATGACCGATGCCTCCAGCTTTGGATCCATGACAAGTGCGCCCCCACAGCTCACGAAAGATGATAGTGGTGGCTGGTTGCTATGGGAAAAGTTGGCTCACAGCCATCCTGAATTTGGGAACCCAGCGGCGTTCAATTCCAGTATTCCAGAGTCATTTTGGGAGTCCTATACGGTAACCGTCAAAGACACCGCTTTCTTTGACCAGATGGAGGCATTTTCTGGCAATCAGGCCGGCATTGGCGGTTTGGTGACGTTCAAAGATTCCAATTGGATGATGTCGATCGTGCTAGCGCATCAACCCCACTACATCGACCAACCTGCCGATGTGCAGGTGTTCTGGGGCTATGCTCTGCACCCCGATCGCATTGGCGACTTCGTACCCAAATCAATGGCGGATTGCAACGGCAGCGAAATTTTGCAAGAGCTATGCGGCCATCTGAATTTCGATCGGTCGGCGATCGCCACTGCCATCTGTATTCCCTGCCGGATGCCCTATATCACCAGTATGTTTATGCCGCGTGCCTATGGCGATCGCCCGCTGCCCGTGCCAAAAAACTCCAAAAACCTAGCCTTCGTCAGCCAATTTGTCGAAATCCCTGATGATGTCGTTTTTACCGTGGAGTATTCCATCCGGGTGGCCCAAATGGCCGTCTACGAACTGCTGGGCATCGATCGCGAGATTCCACCCATCCTGCACCATGACGACTCCATCAAG